A genomic region of Methanobacterium sp. SMA-27 contains the following coding sequences:
- a CDS encoding MoaD/ThiS family protein, translated as MQIKLVIGEKEELIEINKNNTVKDLLNDIDIAPETVVVKKNNCIVIDEELVEEGDLIEVIQVIYGG; from the coding sequence ATGCAAATAAAGTTGGTTATTGGTGAAAAAGAAGAGTTAATTGAAATTAATAAGAATAATACTGTTAAAGATCTCCTCAATGATATTGATATTGCACCAGAAACAGTTGTTGTTAAAAAAAATAATTGTATAGTAATTGATGAAGAACTGGTTGAAGAAGGGGACTTAATAGAAGTTATACAAGTTATTTATGGTGGATAA
- a CDS encoding TIGR00269 family protein, producing the protein MNSCDKCGNPHIIIKKKQSGQKLCKDCFIKSTQNKVIKDIRKYKLIEKGDKVLLGLSGGKDSVMLLDVLNSLRKRNIIDIIAVTIDEGIHGYREEGVEIAARNARKLGVEHRVVTFKEYFGKTLDDIIAQNTLKEGRRNACTYCGVFRRWIFNRVAREEGATKIATGHNLDDETQSIVMSYLEGNIHNLTRIGPKSETKNEMFTIKIKPLREIPEKEIGLYVIAKELEIHFAGCPYAGESFRAEVGSFLKQLSNEHPTIMYSTLRGFDKMKPVLKKEFSTESLVRGCEKCGEPSAARLCKVCSFLESWEESEVD; encoded by the coding sequence ATGAATTCATGTGATAAATGCGGTAATCCCCATATCATAATTAAAAAAAAACAATCGGGTCAGAAATTATGTAAAGACTGCTTTATTAAATCAACCCAAAATAAAGTTATTAAAGATATTCGCAAATATAAACTTATTGAAAAAGGTGACAAAGTATTATTAGGCCTTTCAGGCGGTAAGGATAGCGTAATGCTCCTTGATGTTCTTAACTCTCTTCGGAAAAGAAATATTATAGATATTATAGCAGTTACAATAGATGAAGGAATACATGGTTACAGAGAAGAAGGAGTTGAAATTGCTGCTAGAAATGCAAGAAAATTGGGTGTAGAACATAGAGTTGTGACGTTTAAGGAGTATTTTGGAAAGACTCTCGATGACATAATAGCACAAAATACTCTTAAAGAGGGTAGAAGGAACGCATGTACATATTGTGGGGTTTTCAGACGCTGGATATTTAATAGAGTTGCAAGAGAAGAAGGTGCTACCAAAATAGCTACAGGACACAATCTTGACGATGAAACCCAGTCAATTGTCATGAGTTACCTTGAAGGGAACATACATAATCTAACAAGAATTGGCCCCAAATCAGAAACAAAAAATGAGATGTTTACAATAAAAATTAAACCCCTTCGAGAAATACCCGAAAAAGAAATTGGATTATATGTTATTGCAAAAGAACTTGAAATACACTTTGCAGGCTGCCCATATGCCGGAGAATCATTCCGCGCAGAAGTTGGTAGTTTCTTAAAACAACTATCAAATGAACATCCAACCATAATGTACTCTACATTAAGAGGTTTTGATAAGATGAAACCTGTTTTGAAAAAGGAATTTTCAACAGAGTCCTTAGTGAGGGGATGTGAAAAATGTGGAGAACCAAGTGCAGCACGCCTTTGTAAAGTATGCAGCTTTTTAGAATCATGGGAAGAATCTGAAGTAGATTAA